A genome region from Baekduia alba includes the following:
- a CDS encoding peroxidase-related enzyme (This protein belongs to a clade of uncharacterized proteins related to peroxidases such as the alkylhydroperoxidase AhpD.), translating to MDSTATTSPAPSALRPPTDDELPPALLALMEDVRGELGFVPNFLKAYALNAEHLLAFFPFFTGLLDPDAGRLPARDRELLAVVVSAENRCNYCIATHAAILRDLTGDPAFVDRLTINHRHARLSARDRALAELAVTATRDAAGVTPEALEPLRALGLDDRQLLEAVEVIAAFNFTNRLANAIGLEPDPEFLAMRRDYDAAAPDRNVRR from the coding sequence ATGGACTCCACCGCCACGACCTCACCCGCTCCGTCCGCCCTCCGGCCACCCACCGACGACGAGCTCCCGCCCGCGCTGCTCGCGCTCATGGAGGACGTCCGCGGCGAGCTGGGCTTCGTCCCGAACTTCCTGAAGGCCTACGCCTTGAACGCCGAGCACCTGCTCGCGTTCTTTCCGTTCTTCACCGGGCTGCTCGATCCCGACGCCGGCCGCCTGCCCGCGCGCGACCGGGAGCTGCTCGCCGTCGTCGTCTCCGCCGAGAACCGCTGCAACTACTGCATCGCGACCCACGCCGCGATCCTCCGGGACCTGACCGGCGACCCCGCGTTCGTCGATCGCCTCACGATCAACCATCGGCACGCGCGTCTCTCGGCGCGCGACCGCGCGCTGGCCGAGCTCGCGGTGACCGCGACGCGCGACGCGGCGGGCGTGACGCCGGAGGCGCTCGAGCCGCTGCGGGCGCTGGGCCTCGACGACCGGCAGCTGCTCGAGGCCGTCGAGGTGATCGCCGCCTTCAACTTCACCAACCGCCTGGCCAACGCGATCGGGCTCGAGCCCGATCCCGAGTTCCTGGCGATGCGCCGCGACTACGACGCCGCCGCGCCGGACCGGAACGTCCGGCGATAG
- a CDS encoding GlxA family transcriptional regulator — translation MAAVAAHRVAVLALDGVFPFELGIASRILGSAQRDDGTPLYRVQTCTVDGAPVRTDADFAVVPDHDARIIRRADTLVIPSPAGRGPLFEAGILDDDVADALAGRRRGTRVVSICIATYVLAAAGLLDGRRATTHWQRADAFQRLFPRVQLDPDVLFVDDGDVLTSAGVAAGIDLCLHVVRRDHGSDVAHRVARQCIVPPWRDGGQSQYVQRSVPAADRQSTAAARAWALERLERPLTLAALADRAHMSVRTFTRRFREEVGLSPQQWIVQQRIDAVRHLLESTDLPVEHVADRAGFGSAASLRQHLHAALGVSPSAYRRTFRSGAAAS, via the coding sequence ATGGCCGCCGTCGCCGCCCACCGCGTCGCCGTCCTCGCGCTCGACGGGGTGTTCCCGTTCGAGCTCGGGATCGCGTCGCGGATCCTGGGGTCCGCGCAGCGCGACGACGGCACCCCGCTCTACCGCGTGCAGACCTGCACGGTCGACGGCGCGCCCGTCCGGACCGACGCGGACTTCGCGGTCGTCCCCGACCACGACGCGCGGATCATCCGCCGCGCCGACACGCTCGTCATCCCGTCGCCGGCCGGGCGCGGCCCGCTGTTCGAGGCGGGCATCCTCGACGACGACGTGGCGGACGCGCTGGCCGGCCGCCGCCGCGGCACGCGCGTCGTGTCGATCTGCATCGCGACCTACGTGCTGGCGGCCGCCGGCCTGCTCGACGGCCGCCGGGCGACGACGCACTGGCAGCGCGCCGACGCGTTCCAGCGCCTCTTCCCGCGCGTGCAGCTCGATCCCGACGTGCTGTTCGTCGACGACGGCGACGTGCTCACGTCCGCCGGCGTAGCGGCGGGGATCGACCTCTGCCTGCACGTCGTGCGACGCGATCACGGCAGCGACGTCGCCCACCGCGTGGCGCGGCAGTGCATCGTGCCGCCGTGGCGTGACGGCGGCCAGTCGCAGTACGTGCAGCGCAGCGTCCCGGCCGCGGACCGGCAGAGCACCGCCGCGGCCCGGGCCTGGGCGCTCGAGCGCCTCGAGCGGCCGTTGACGCTCGCGGCGCTCGCCGATCGCGCGCACATGAGCGTGCGGACGTTCACCCGCCGCTTCCGGGAGGAGGTGGGCCTCAGCCCGCAGCAGTGGATCGTGCAGCAGCGCATCGACGCGGTGCGCCACCTGCTCGAGTCCACCGACCTGCCGGTCGAGCACGTGGCCGATCGGGCCGGGTTCGGCAGCGCGGCCTCGCTGCGCCAGCATCTGCACGCGGCGCTCGGCGTCTCCCCGTCGGCCTATCGCCGGACGTTCCGGTCCGGCGCGGCGGCGTCGTAG
- a CDS encoding NADP-dependent oxidoreductase, with protein MSTMTAEMMRAISPTAWGGAELLAEIATPKPVPGATEVLVRVRAAGVNPTDFKQRVSGGLGLWGDPPILGYDVSGVVEAVGLGVTLHAPGDEVFGMPHFPRQAGAYAEYVVAPARQFAPKPATLDHVQAAALPLTALTAWQVLVDTADVQPGQRVLIHAAAGGLGHVAVQIAKARGAHVIGTASAPKHELLRALGADELVDYTATPFESVVADVDVVLDTIGGDYGARSLETLRAGGILVCLASPFDPGDEVAAQAAARGVRVAAPLVEPDRLALTEIAALVEAGALRPVIDTVLPLAEARRAHELGESGRTTGKIVLTVD; from the coding sequence ATGAGCACGATGACCGCTGAGATGATGCGCGCGATCAGCCCCACCGCCTGGGGCGGAGCCGAGCTGCTGGCCGAGATCGCGACGCCCAAGCCCGTCCCCGGAGCGACCGAGGTCCTCGTCCGCGTGCGCGCCGCCGGCGTCAACCCGACGGACTTCAAGCAGCGGGTGTCCGGCGGCCTCGGGCTCTGGGGCGACCCGCCGATCCTCGGCTACGACGTCTCCGGGGTCGTGGAGGCGGTCGGCCTCGGCGTCACGCTGCACGCGCCGGGCGACGAGGTCTTCGGCATGCCGCACTTCCCGCGGCAGGCGGGCGCGTACGCGGAGTACGTGGTGGCCCCGGCCCGTCAATTCGCGCCCAAGCCCGCGACGCTCGACCACGTCCAGGCGGCCGCCCTGCCGCTGACGGCGCTCACGGCCTGGCAGGTGCTGGTCGACACGGCCGACGTCCAGCCCGGCCAGCGGGTGCTGATCCACGCCGCCGCCGGCGGCCTCGGGCACGTCGCCGTGCAGATCGCCAAGGCGCGCGGGGCGCACGTCATCGGCACCGCGAGCGCGCCCAAGCACGAGCTGCTGCGCGCGCTCGGCGCGGACGAGCTCGTGGACTACACCGCCACGCCCTTCGAGTCGGTCGTCGCGGACGTCGACGTCGTCCTCGACACGATCGGCGGGGACTACGGCGCCCGCTCGCTCGAGACCCTGCGCGCCGGCGGCATCCTCGTCTGCCTGGCGTCGCCGTTCGACCCGGGCGACGAGGTCGCCGCGCAGGCCGCCGCCCGCGGGGTCCGCGTCGCCGCGCCGCTGGTGGAGCCCGACCGGCTGGCGCTGACGGAGATCGCCGCGCTGGTCGAGGCCGGGGCGCTGCGGCCGGTCATCGACACGGTCCTCCCGCTCGCCGAGGCCCGCCGTGCCCACGAGCTCGGCGAGTCCGGGCGCACCACGGGCAAGATCGTGCTGACGGTCGACTGA
- a CDS encoding alpha-hydroxy acid oxidase — MSDFTDLLRRQVADDVRRLGPALLAAREGGRGGRRAGRRGTIGELRGAARRALPRVVFDYLEGGAGDEVTLARNMEVFAALELLPRTLVDVADVELRTTLAGSASALPVVAAPMGALGLVHADGELALARAARAAGAVSAVSCMSSYALEEIAAAGRGGPLWFQTYMWRDRGLLDELVRRADAAGYAALVVTVDVPRGANRDRDRRNRFGVPPRATARSLLDGLRHPRWSAAFAARGRLRFGNFTGERLGVDDGPAALASFLTSQFDPSASWDDLERLRERWDKPLIVKGVLDPADAARCALLGADAIVVSNHGGRQLDHAPSGIGALPAVVDAVDGRAEVYVDGGVRRGGDVAKALALGAKGCMAGRALGYGLGVAGQAGAERALAILADELRLTLMLAGCPSVHDLGPAWVRRPVAVA, encoded by the coding sequence GTGAGCGACTTCACCGATCTGCTGCGGCGCCAGGTCGCCGACGACGTCCGCCGACTCGGGCCGGCCCTCCTGGCCGCGCGCGAGGGCGGGCGCGGCGGCCGGCGCGCCGGGCGCCGCGGCACGATCGGCGAGCTGCGCGGCGCGGCGCGGCGCGCGCTGCCGCGCGTCGTCTTCGACTACCTCGAAGGCGGCGCGGGCGACGAGGTCACGCTCGCGCGCAACATGGAGGTCTTCGCGGCGCTCGAGCTGCTGCCCCGCACGCTGGTCGACGTCGCCGACGTCGAGCTGCGGACCACGCTGGCCGGGAGCGCGTCGGCGCTGCCCGTCGTCGCGGCGCCGATGGGCGCGCTCGGCCTCGTCCACGCCGACGGCGAGCTGGCGTTGGCGCGCGCGGCGCGTGCGGCGGGCGCCGTGTCCGCGGTGAGCTGCATGTCGTCCTACGCGCTGGAGGAGATCGCCGCCGCCGGCCGCGGCGGCCCGCTGTGGTTCCAGACCTACATGTGGCGGGACCGCGGGCTGCTGGACGAGCTCGTCCGCCGCGCCGACGCGGCCGGCTACGCGGCGCTCGTCGTCACCGTCGACGTGCCGCGCGGGGCCAACCGCGACCGCGACCGCCGCAACCGCTTTGGCGTGCCGCCGCGGGCGACCGCGCGCTCGCTGCTGGATGGCCTGCGCCACCCGCGCTGGTCGGCGGCCTTCGCCGCGCGCGGGCGCCTGCGCTTCGGCAACTTTACCGGTGAGCGACTCGGCGTCGACGACGGTCCGGCCGCGCTCGCGAGCTTCCTCACCAGCCAGTTCGACCCGTCGGCGTCGTGGGACGACCTCGAGCGCCTCCGGGAGCGCTGGGACAAGCCCTTGATCGTCAAGGGCGTGCTCGACCCCGCGGACGCCGCCCGGTGCGCGCTGCTCGGCGCCGACGCGATCGTGGTCTCCAACCACGGCGGACGCCAGCTCGACCACGCGCCGTCCGGCATCGGCGCGCTCCCGGCGGTCGTCGACGCCGTCGACGGACGCGCCGAGGTCTACGTCGACGGGGGCGTCCGCCGCGGAGGCGACGTCGCCAAGGCGCTGGCGCTGGGCGCCAAGGGCTGCATGGCCGGGCGCGCGCTCGGCTACGGCCTCGGCGTCGCGGGCCAGGCCGGCGCCGAGCGCGCGCTGGCGATCCTCGCCGACGAGCTCCGCCTCACGCTGATGCTCGCGGGCTGCCCGTCGGTGCACGACCTCGGGCCGGCGTGGGTCCGCCGGCCGGTCGCGGTCGCCTGA
- a CDS encoding alpha/beta hydrolase, whose translation MAIGSETEVLRRDGTIRRRDVEFQTDDGLTLRGWLYVPAQATTALPAVVVTQGFGGVKEQYVDDVAETIAGSGLAVLLYDHRNFGTSDGEPRQEADPWAQIRDYRTAITYLESLPEVDADRIGVFGSSYAGGHAIVVTALDRRVKCVFVQVPIISGYRNGVRFVRSDMVADLRARFDADRRARFAGEAPETVPMIARDPAADAALPNVEVYDWYQTIEPWRLENWRNEVTLRSIEMWWEYEPGAYIERMSPTPMLMVIGAEDALTVSEEAFAAYDRAREPKRLVTLPTGHFGVYVEYKEYCEQLAADWFAEHLLGEREPIVSP comes from the coding sequence ATGGCAATTGGGTCCGAGACTGAGGTCCTGCGGCGGGACGGCACGATCCGCCGGCGCGACGTCGAGTTCCAGACCGACGACGGGCTGACGCTGCGCGGCTGGCTCTACGTCCCGGCGCAGGCGACGACGGCGCTGCCCGCGGTCGTGGTCACGCAGGGCTTCGGCGGCGTCAAGGAGCAGTACGTCGACGACGTGGCGGAGACCATCGCGGGCAGCGGCCTCGCCGTGCTCCTGTACGACCACCGCAACTTCGGCACCAGCGACGGCGAGCCGCGGCAGGAGGCGGATCCGTGGGCGCAGATCCGCGACTACCGCACCGCGATCACCTACCTGGAGTCGCTGCCCGAGGTCGACGCCGATCGCATCGGGGTGTTCGGCAGCAGCTACGCGGGCGGTCATGCGATCGTCGTCACCGCGCTGGACCGGCGCGTCAAGTGCGTGTTCGTGCAGGTCCCGATCATCAGCGGCTACCGCAACGGCGTGCGCTTCGTGCGGTCCGACATGGTGGCCGACCTGCGGGCGCGGTTCGACGCCGATCGCCGCGCGCGCTTCGCCGGCGAGGCGCCTGAGACCGTCCCGATGATCGCACGCGATCCCGCGGCCGACGCGGCGCTGCCCAACGTCGAGGTCTACGACTGGTACCAGACGATCGAGCCGTGGCGCCTGGAGAACTGGCGCAACGAGGTGACGCTCCGGTCGATCGAGATGTGGTGGGAGTACGAGCCGGGCGCCTACATCGAGCGCATGAGCCCGACGCCCATGTTGATGGTCATCGGCGCCGAGGACGCGCTCACCGTCTCGGAGGAGGCGTTCGCCGCCTACGACCGGGCCCGCGAGCCCAAGCGCCTCGTGACGCTGCCGACCGGGCACTTCGGGGTCTACGTCGAGTACAAGGAGTACTGCGAGCAGCTCGCCGCCGACTGGTTCGCCGAGCACCTGCTCGGCGAGCGGGAGCCGATCGTCTCGCCGTGA
- a CDS encoding cyclase family protein, producing the protein MSIEERARADRAATALGRIGAAETLRALTSVREGRTYDLGLELGSAIPQGSPEHMAGFRLSRYRSSTETGAAYGLEFSSEIVIGTPHVSTHIDALCHYAFDGRIFGGASVADVHTDFGFTEHAMETVPPIIGRGVLVDVPLLFGVPMIADGFEITADHLAATLELQRTELRDGDVVLVRTGKIAQFFTDQEVFMKAQGGVGPEGAIWLYEQGMSVLGTDTPATEPAPHPDPRDTTHKAMLVERGVHLIENLALDELARDRIYAFAFVCLPLRMTGSTGSWVRPVAIV; encoded by the coding sequence ATGAGCATCGAAGAGCGCGCGCGGGCCGATCGGGCCGCGACGGCGTTGGGCCGGATCGGCGCCGCGGAGACGCTGCGCGCGCTGACCTCGGTACGCGAGGGGCGCACGTACGACCTCGGGCTCGAGCTCGGCAGCGCGATCCCGCAGGGCAGCCCGGAGCACATGGCCGGCTTCCGCCTGAGCCGCTACCGGTCGAGCACCGAGACCGGCGCCGCGTACGGCTTGGAGTTCAGCAGCGAGATCGTCATCGGCACGCCCCACGTGTCGACGCACATCGACGCGCTCTGCCACTACGCGTTCGACGGGCGCATCTTCGGCGGCGCCAGCGTCGCCGACGTCCACACCGACTTCGGCTTCACCGAGCACGCGATGGAGACGGTGCCGCCGATCATCGGCCGCGGCGTCCTGGTCGACGTGCCGCTCCTGTTCGGCGTGCCGATGATCGCCGACGGGTTCGAGATCACGGCCGACCACCTCGCCGCGACCCTGGAGCTCCAGCGCACCGAGCTGCGCGACGGCGACGTGGTGCTCGTCCGCACCGGGAAGATCGCGCAATTCTTCACCGATCAGGAAGTCTTCATGAAGGCGCAGGGCGGCGTCGGACCCGAGGGCGCGATCTGGCTCTACGAGCAGGGCATGTCGGTGCTCGGCACGGACACGCCCGCCACCGAGCCGGCGCCGCATCCCGATCCGCGCGACACCACGCACAAGGCGATGCTCGTCGAGCGTGGCGTGCACCTGATCGAGAACCTCGCGCTCGACGAGCTCGCGCGCGACCGCATCTACGCGTTCGCGTTCGTGTGCCTGCCCCTGCGCATGACCGGGTCGACCGGCAGCTGGGTCCGGCCCGTCGCGATCGTCTGA
- a CDS encoding SDR family oxidoreductase — MKIVIAGGHGKIALRLTRLLAERGDAVVGIVRNPGHVEDIRRAGGDAVVIDLEHATADDVAATLVGADAVVFSAGSGNGAPGARRDKMDRAAVVLVMDAAERAGVRRFLHVSSINVGCADDRSIGAGYAVYLRAKHAAEQHIFACDGLDWTVLRPGVLTDDRGDGTVELTAGNVVGPKVPRFDQVARDDVAAVLAALLDRPDTAGRIYVVVGGETPIEQALDV, encoded by the coding sequence ATGAAGATCGTCATCGCTGGCGGCCACGGCAAGATCGCCCTCCGGTTGACTCGGCTCCTCGCCGAGCGCGGCGACGCCGTCGTGGGCATCGTGCGCAACCCCGGCCACGTCGAAGACATCAGACGAGCCGGCGGTGACGCCGTCGTGATCGATCTCGAGCACGCCACCGCCGACGACGTGGCCGCGACCCTCGTCGGTGCCGACGCTGTCGTCTTCTCCGCCGGCTCGGGCAACGGCGCTCCCGGCGCGCGCCGGGACAAGATGGACCGTGCCGCCGTCGTGCTGGTCATGGACGCCGCGGAACGGGCCGGTGTGCGCCGGTTCCTGCACGTCAGCTCCATCAACGTGGGCTGCGCCGACGACCGCAGCATCGGCGCAGGGTACGCCGTCTACCTGCGGGCCAAGCACGCCGCCGAACAGCACATCTTCGCCTGTGACGGGCTCGACTGGACGGTGCTGCGGCCCGGTGTGCTCACCGACGACCGCGGCGACGGCACCGTCGAGCTGACTGCCGGGAACGTGGTTGGACCCAAGGTCCCTCGGTTCGACCAGGTCGCCCGCGACGACGTTGCCGCCGTGCTCGCGGCGCTTCTCGACCGCCCCGACACCGCCGGCCGCATCTACGTGGTGGTCGGCGGCGAGACCCCGATCGAACAGGCGCTGGACGTCTAG
- a CDS encoding RidA family protein gives MEIIHERFGYAPAVKAGPFLYMAGQLGRDENLNVVEGKEAQVVQAFENVKTVLTAAGLTFDDVVEMMTYHTDFSEMQLIMNVKDRYFTNPDRLPAWTALGVTALAMPGLFVEIKCTALLPD, from the coding sequence ATGGAGATCATCCACGAGCGGTTTGGCTATGCGCCGGCCGTCAAGGCTGGACCTTTTCTCTACATGGCCGGTCAGCTCGGCCGCGACGAGAACTTGAACGTCGTCGAAGGCAAGGAGGCACAAGTCGTTCAGGCGTTCGAGAACGTCAAGACGGTGCTGACCGCGGCGGGGCTGACGTTCGACGATGTCGTCGAGATGATGACCTACCACACCGATTTCAGCGAGATGCAGCTGATCATGAACGTCAAGGACCGGTACTTCACCAACCCGGATCGCCTCCCGGCGTGGACGGCGCTCGGCGTGACCGCCTTGGCGATGCCGGGGCTGTTCGTCGAGATCAAGTGCACGGCGTTGCTGCCCGATTGA
- a CDS encoding LLM class flavin-dependent oxidoreductase, with translation MSSPLDAPLSFGIKTVPVGVGYEDLLRVWREADAIPAVEHAWLWDHLLPLFGDPGAPAFEGWTLLAVLAAQTRRLQVGLMVASNRIRPPAVHAKMAATLDVITGGRLAFGIGVGATGGPSTAAGQELADREFGAYGLELVSPTRGIAALDEACTIARRLWTEPDPFDFAGESYMLVGARCEPKPVQRPYPPIVIGAWGRRTLAVVARHADIWNVPGPPHNTVAFLRERAAVLDEHCAAIGRDPSSITRSTQVTVSYDDPAATRGLLAELIDAGFHHLVLGLRSPYPGEVAHWAAAELIEPTCRQRRPA, from the coding sequence ATGTCTTCGCCCCTGGACGCTCCGCTCAGCTTCGGCATCAAGACCGTCCCCGTCGGCGTCGGCTACGAGGATCTGCTCCGGGTGTGGCGCGAGGCCGACGCGATCCCCGCTGTCGAGCACGCGTGGCTCTGGGATCACCTCCTGCCGCTGTTCGGCGATCCGGGCGCCCCGGCGTTCGAGGGCTGGACCCTGCTTGCCGTGCTCGCCGCGCAGACCCGCCGGCTCCAGGTCGGGCTGATGGTGGCGAGCAACCGCATCCGGCCGCCGGCGGTCCACGCCAAGATGGCCGCAACGCTTGACGTCATCACGGGCGGACGGCTCGCCTTCGGCATCGGCGTCGGCGCGACGGGCGGGCCCAGCACCGCTGCCGGCCAGGAGCTGGCCGACCGGGAGTTCGGTGCCTACGGCCTCGAGCTCGTCTCACCCACCCGCGGGATCGCCGCCCTCGACGAGGCTTGCACGATCGCCCGGCGGCTCTGGACCGAACCCGACCCGTTCGACTTCGCTGGTGAGTCCTACATGTTGGTCGGAGCGCGCTGCGAACCCAAGCCCGTGCAGCGGCCTTACCCGCCGATCGTGATCGGCGCCTGGGGCCGCAGAACGCTGGCGGTCGTGGCCCGCCACGCCGACATCTGGAACGTTCCGGGTCCGCCGCACAACACGGTCGCCTTCCTGCGCGAGCGCGCCGCCGTCTTGGACGAGCACTGCGCGGCGATCGGCCGTGACCCGTCGAGCATCACGCGCTCGACCCAGGTGACGGTCTCCTACGACGACCCCGCGGCGACCCGCGGGCTCCTCGCCGAGCTGATCGACGCCGGCTTCCACCACCTCGTCCTCGGACTGCGCTCGCCCTACCCCGGCGAAGTGGCCCACTGGGCGGCCGCGGAGCTGATCGAACCGACCTGTCGCCAGCGGCGCCCGGCGTGA
- a CDS encoding MarR family winged helix-turn-helix transcriptional regulator, which yields MSTTPQPPPRLGYLLKHSYLRHAEQLSEALSPLGVDGRELAVLRVLDTDEPSSQAEAAKRLGLDRTTMVGLVDTLEARSLVARKPHAADRRRNVVALTRRGQRVLAEGTRIGDAVEDRFLSGLSATDARRLRSILGALLGDQPA from the coding sequence ATGTCGACGACGCCTCAACCGCCGCCCCGCCTCGGCTATCTGCTCAAGCACAGCTACCTCCGCCACGCCGAGCAGCTGTCCGAGGCCTTGAGCCCGCTCGGCGTCGACGGGCGCGAGCTCGCCGTACTCCGGGTCCTCGACACCGACGAGCCCAGCTCGCAGGCCGAGGCAGCCAAGCGTCTCGGGTTGGATCGCACGACCATGGTCGGGTTGGTCGACACGCTGGAGGCCCGGAGCCTGGTCGCGCGCAAGCCACATGCCGCCGACCGGCGCCGCAACGTGGTGGCGCTCACCCGTCGCGGGCAGCGGGTCCTCGCCGAGGGGACCCGGATCGGCGATGCCGTGGAAGACCGCTTCCTGAGCGGTCTCAGCGCGACCGACGCGCGTCGGCTGAGATCGATCCTCGGCGCACTGCTCGGCGACCAACCGGCCTGA
- a CDS encoding endo alpha-1,4 polygalactosaminidase, whose amino-acid sequence MTSRIRSVLAALTLAAALFCVAAAAATADTTNYKRPPLHARFQYQLQPVAGHDATGGYNIDICAPAALGGPCVRPQVWGIDLYEADGVTPNRRAVQAIHARGGYALCYIDAGSIENYRPDWAEFKAWDDTHGHSLIGKPYSELFPEEFYANVNNDRGQRDFLLAMQEQRMRKCARAGFDAVDPDVVDAYAAGAAETGWEISAGTQLVFNRALARTAHQLGMAVTLKADLGQTRELVGDVDMAVNEQCFQYDECDALRPFARAGKPVFEIEYDVAPLAFCPKAVLLYGFNAAKKDTDEMLYDLPWTPCL is encoded by the coding sequence ATGACCTCCCGGATCCGCTCCGTCCTCGCCGCGCTGACGTTGGCCGCGGCCCTGTTCTGCGTCGCCGCGGCCGCGGCGACGGCCGACACCACCAACTACAAGCGCCCGCCGCTGCACGCCCGCTTCCAGTACCAGCTGCAGCCCGTCGCGGGGCACGACGCGACCGGGGGCTACAACATCGACATCTGCGCGCCGGCGGCGCTCGGCGGCCCATGCGTGCGGCCGCAGGTGTGGGGCATCGACCTCTACGAGGCCGACGGCGTCACCCCCAACCGCCGCGCCGTCCAGGCCATTCACGCCCGCGGCGGGTACGCGCTCTGCTACATCGACGCGGGGTCGATCGAGAACTACCGGCCCGACTGGGCCGAGTTCAAGGCGTGGGACGACACGCACGGCCACAGCCTCATCGGCAAGCCCTACAGCGAGCTGTTCCCGGAGGAGTTCTACGCCAACGTGAACAACGACCGCGGTCAGCGCGACTTCCTGCTGGCGATGCAGGAGCAGCGCATGCGCAAGTGCGCCCGGGCCGGCTTCGACGCGGTCGACCCCGATGTGGTCGATGCCTACGCTGCGGGCGCGGCGGAGACGGGCTGGGAGATCTCGGCCGGGACGCAGCTGGTGTTCAACCGCGCGCTGGCCCGCACGGCGCACCAGCTCGGGATGGCCGTGACCCTGAAGGCCGACCTCGGCCAGACGCGGGAGCTCGTTGGTGACGTCGACATGGCCGTCAACGAGCAGTGCTTCCAGTACGACGAGTGCGACGCGCTGCGGCCGTTCGCGCGGGCGGGCAAGCCCGTCTTCGAGATCGAGTACGACGTCGCTCCGCTGGCCTTCTGCCCCAAGGCCGTCTTGTTGTACGGGTTCAACGCGGCCAAGAAGGACACCGACGAGATGTTGTACGACCTGCCCTGGACGCCGTGTCTGTAG
- a CDS encoding IclR family transcriptional regulator, whose translation MAATSSAPVKSADRVLAVLDLLAEAGPLRFAELCAALGLPKSSTHGLVATMSARGYLRRDREGRFALGLRVWEIAQSADGIADLRAVLQPLMAALRTRTEETVQAAQLDGVDAVYLNVCESPHPMKLSSRVGSRLPAYASGLGKTLLAGLDPDDARARLAVVERRPLTPRTVVELDTLMEDLDVIRARGFGTDDEEFAIGLRCVAMPIRDADGEVVAAMSVSIPTPRWTKAIGASARRALAETVAEAARRLAIPH comes from the coding sequence ATGGCCGCCACGTCGTCCGCCCCCGTCAAGTCCGCCGACCGCGTCCTCGCGGTGCTCGACCTGCTCGCCGAGGCGGGCCCGCTGCGGTTTGCCGAGCTGTGCGCGGCGCTCGGCCTGCCGAAGTCCTCGACGCACGGGTTGGTGGCCACGATGTCCGCCCGTGGGTACCTGCGGCGCGACCGCGAGGGGCGCTTCGCGCTCGGCCTGCGCGTATGGGAGATCGCTCAGTCGGCCGACGGGATCGCCGATCTGCGCGCGGTCCTGCAGCCGCTGATGGCGGCGCTGCGGACGCGTACGGAGGAGACGGTGCAGGCCGCGCAGCTCGACGGCGTCGACGCGGTGTACCTGAACGTCTGCGAGTCACCGCACCCGATGAAGCTGTCGTCGCGCGTGGGCTCGCGGCTCCCAGCCTACGCCAGTGGGCTGGGCAAGACGCTACTCGCCGGGCTGGACCCCGACGACGCGCGTGCGCGCCTGGCCGTCGTCGAGCGCCGGCCGCTCACGCCGCGCACCGTCGTCGAGCTCGACACGCTGATGGAGGACCTCGACGTCATCCGCGCGCGCGGCTTCGGCACCGACGATGAGGAGTTCGCGATCGGCCTGCGCTGCGTCGCGATGCCGATCCGCGACGCCGACGGCGAGGTCGTCGCCGCGATGTCGGTGTCGATTCCGACGCCGCGCTGGACGAAGGCGATCGGCGCGTCGGCGCGTCGTGCGCTGGCCGAGACGGTCGCCGAGGCCGCGCGACGCCTGGCCATCCCCCATTGA